In Astyanax mexicanus isolate ESR-SI-001 chromosome 25, AstMex3_surface, whole genome shotgun sequence, a genomic segment contains:
- the si:dkey-46i9.6 gene encoding E3 ubiquitin-protein ligase TRIM39, with protein MSFLQLHIPGMASPTNILVEEQVHCSICLDVFTNPVSIPCGHNFCMSCISNYWKSSALFMCPMCKKTFFKQPDISINTVLREIAEQFKEMRGKPILKPKPTYSHLQNPHQNPHQNPNPHQQLPEPGKPPEALPEAEEIPELIPPTGPWTQEVSCDVCTGPQRRAVKACLVCLTSYCEEHLKTHTARFTKHKLIEPVQNLEDRMCKKHERLLELFCKKDQIMVCVLCTEMDHRAHYTVPVEREWTEKKVQLRKTESEVQQMIQERLKKVEDIKHCVELNKSSAQREVEDSVQVFSDLVRVVQKVQAELVLAIEEKQRRTERWAESLIQELEQEISLLKTRNSELDHLAHTEDHIHFLQNFPSLMTHPQTKDWSETRVHTDQCVGTIRRAVSRLEETLTEEIEKLADIELKRVQKYSVDVTLDPDTANPWLQLSEDRRQVRHLGAWQDLPDTPERFDTVVITLAREGFTAGRHYWEVQVGEKDDWYLGVARASVNRKGRIAVSTSQGYWALAMKKGQGYRVSTYPPLLLSVEPRLRRVGVYVDFEEGQLSFYDVATKNHIYTFMDSFGEKVHPFFYLYCCDKASDTLSICPVVENAHSKLC; from the exons ATGAGCTTCCTACAGCTACATATCCCTG GAATGGCTTCCCCCACAAATATCCTGGTGGAGGAGCAGGTCCACTGCTCCATCTGCCTGGACGTGTTCACCAACCCGGTGTCCATCCCCtgtggacacaacttctgcaTGTCCTGCATCAGCAACTACTGGAAGTCCAGTGCGCTGTTCATGTGCCCCATGTGCAAGAAGACCTTCTTCAAGCAGCCGGACATCAGCATCAACACCGTGCTGCGCGAGATCGCCGAGCAGTTCAAGGAAATGAGGGGTAAACCCATTCTGAAGCCAAAGCCCACCTACAGCCATCTCCAGAACCCGCACCAGAACCCGCACCAGAACCCGAACCCGCACCAGCAGCTCCCCGAGCCTGGGAAACCTCCTGAAGCCCTCCCTGAAGCTGAAGAGATCCCAGAGCTGATCCCACCAACCGGGCCCTGGACCCAGGAAGTGTCATGTGACGTCTGCACCGGACCCCAGCGGCGAGCTGTGAAGGCGTGTCTGGTGTGCCTGACGTCGTACTGTGAGGAGCACCTGAAGACCCACACGGCCCGGTTCACCAAACACAAGCTGATCGAGCCGGTCCAGAACCTGGAGGACCGGATGTGCAAGAAGCACGAGAGGCTGCTGGAGCTGTTCTGTAAGAAAGACCAGATCATGGTATGTGTTCTCTGCACTGAGATGGACCACCGGGCTCACTACACCGTACCTGTGGAGCGAGAATGGACCGAGAAGAAG GTTCAGCTGAGAAAAACAGAATCGGAGGTCCAGCAGATGATCCAGGAACGTCTGAAGAAAGTAGAGGACATCAAACACTGTGTGGAACTGAATAAA AGCAGTGCTCAGAGGGAGGTGGAGGACAGCGTGCAGGTGTTCTCAGATCTGGTGCGGGTGGTGCAGAAGGTCCAGGCTGAGCTGGTTCTGGCTATAGAGGAGAAGCAGAGGAGGACGGAGCGCTGGGCCGAGAGTCTGATCcaggagctggagcaggagatcTCCCTGCTGAAGACCAGGAACAGTGAGCTGGATCATCTCGCCCACACTGAGGACCACATCCACTTCCTGCAG AACTTCCCGTCTTTAATGACCCATCCCCAAACTAAAGACTGGTCTGAGACCCGTGTCCACACAGATCAGTGCGTGGGCACCATCAGAAGAGCCGTGTCCAGACTGGAGGAGACCCTGACGGAGGAGATCGAGAAACTGGCAGACATTG AGCTGAAGAGAGTTCAGAAGTACTCAG TGGACGTAACCCTGGACCCCGACACCGCCAACCCCTGGCTGCAGCTGTCGGAGGACAGGCGTCAGGTGCGTCACCTGGGGGCGTGGCAGGACCTCCCGGACACGCCCGAGCGCTTCGACACGGTGGTCATCACCCTGGCTCGGGAGGGCTTCACCGCGGGTCGGCATTACTGGGAGGTACAGGTCGGAGAAAAGGACGACTGGTACCTGGGCGTGGCCCGAGCGTCTGTCAACAGGAAGGGGCGGATCGCCGTCAGCACGTCTCAAGGCTATTGGGCGCTGGCTATGAAGAAGGGGCAGGGGTACCGGGTCTCCACCTACCCGCCCCTCCTCCTGTCCGTCGAGCCCAGGCTGAGGAGGGTGGGCGTGTACGTGGACTTCGAGGAAGGACAGTTGTCGTTTTACGACGTGGCGACGAAAAATCACATTTACACCTTCATGGACTCGTTTGGAGAAAAGGTTCACCCGTTCTTCTACCTGTACTGCTGCGACAAGGCCTCGGACACGCTGAGCATCTGCCCGGTGGTGGAGAACGCGCACAGCAAACTGTGCTGA
- the btr12 gene encoding bloodthirsty-related gene family, member 12, translating to MQSPGLRGRTLSEDQFSCSICLEVFVEPVSTPCGHSFCKACLQGYWDHSKKVVCPMCKKSFSRKPELCVNRVLAEIAEQFQGLTVAPAVCSTDGGAAAAASASPGTPRKDQDGGEFAKPGDVPCDACIGRKMKALKSCLSCPGSFCEAHLRHHRKEKTMAKHKLVQPILHLEEKLCKRHQRLLEAYCCSDHVCVCRECAEVAHKTHEITSIDREYKKKMSQVGKRRSEMKHLIKERAKKLEEIKQSIKVIKSNSQREIEESWAVYAELQKLLEQSQAQLVEQITARQKLAEQQARDTAGRLEHELNLLKNRSSDLDALAHTQDKVLFMQHLNSLPPPPEPTDWTGVSVNTDLYLGTIRTSVSTLVERFQEEVKRLYGKELRRMQNYSSEVFMDSATAQRNLVVSEDGRQVHYEESRKTASDSPRRFSPALFVLGREGLSSGRHYWEVEVGRKTAWTVGVARGSTRRKGDLKLSPEGGFWCLWLKNGEVKALASSRIPLQLPTLPQKLGVYLDHEGGQVSFYDVKAQNHLYTFMDTFGESVHPIFSPCVHQDGKNAGALTITAVKHG from the exons ATGCAGA GCCCGGGACTTCGGGGCCGCACCCTCTCTGAGGACCAGTTCTCCTGCTCCATCTGCTTGGAGGTGTTTGTGGAGCCGGTCTCCACCCCCTGCGGACACAGCTTCTGCAAGGCCTGCCTGCAGGGCTACTGGGACCACAGTAAGAAGGTGGTGTGCCCCATGTGCAAGAAGAGCTTCTCCAGGAAGCCGGAGCTGTGCGTGAATCGAGTGCTGGCTGAAATAGCCGAGCAGTTCCAGGGTCTGACCGTGGCCCCGGCTGTGTGCAGCACCGACGGGGGGGCTGCAGCTGCTGCCAGTGCCTCTCCTGGGACCCCGCGAAAGGACCAGGATGGAGGCGAGTTCGCCAAACCCGGAGACGTGCCCTGCGACGCCTGCATCGGGAGGAAGATGAAGGCCCTGAAGTCCTGCCTCAGCTGTCCCGGCTCCTTCTGCGAGGCCCACCTGCGCCACCACAGGAAGGAGAAGACCATGGCCAAGCACAAGCTGGTGCAGCCCATCCTTCACCTGGAGGAGAAGCTGTGCAAGAGGCACCAGCGTCTTCTGGAGGCCTACTGCTGCAGTGATCACGTGTGCGTGTGCAGGGAGTGTGCAGAAGTGGCTCACAAAACTCACGAGATCACCTCAATCGACCGGGAGTACAAGAAGAAAATG AGCCAGGTGGGGAAGAGGAGATCAGAAATGAAACATCTGATCAAGGAGAGAGCCAAGAAACTGGAGGAGATCAAACAGTCTATTAAGGTCATTAAG TCTAACAGTCAGCGTGAGATCGAGGAGAGCTGGGCGGTGTATGCAGAGCTGCAGAAGCTGCTGGAACAGAGTCAGGCTCAGCTGGTGGAGCAGATCACGGCCCGGCAGAAGCTGGCGGAGCAGCAGGCCCGGGACACGGCCGGCCGCCTGGAGCACGAGCTCAACCTGCTGAAGAACCGCAGCTCCGACCTGGACGCTCTCGCCCACACCCAGGATAAAGTGCTCTTCATGCAG CACCTGAACTCTCTCCCTCCTCCCCCCGAGCCCACTGATTGGACAGGTGTATCAGTGAACACGGATCTGTACCTGGGTACGATCAGGACGTCCGTCAGCACCCTCGTCGAGAGATTCCAGGAGGAGGTGAAGCGTCTGTACGGGaaag AGCTCAGAAGAATGCAGAACTACTCAA gTGAGGTGTTTATGGACTCGGCTACAGCTCAGCGTAATCTGGTGGTGTCGGAGGACGGGCGGCAGGTGCATTATGAGGAATCCCGTAAGACGGCGTCCGACAGCCCGCGCCGCTTCAGCCCCGCCCTGTTCGTGCTGGGCCGCGAGGGTCTCTCCTCCGGCAGGCACTACTGGGAGGTGGAGGTGGGCCGGAAGACGGCCTGGACGGTGGGCGTGGCCCGAGGCTCCACCCGTCGTAAAGGAGATCTCAAGCTGAGTCCGGAAGGTGGGTTCTGGTGTCTGTGGCTGAAGAATGGCGAGGTGAAAGCTCTGGCCTCCAGCAGGATTCCCCTCCAGCTGCCCACGCTGCCCCAGAAACTGGGCGTGTACCTGGATCACGAAGGCGGGCAGGTGTCCTTCTACGACGTGAAGGCCCAGAATCATCTCTACACCTTTATGGACACATTCGGAGAGAGCGTTCACCCCATCTTCAGCCCCTGCGTTCACCAGGACGGCAAGAACGCCGGAGCTCTGACCATCACTGCGGTGAAGCATGGCTGA